A section of the Pithys albifrons albifrons isolate INPA30051 chromosome 4, PitAlb_v1, whole genome shotgun sequence genome encodes:
- the GDF6 gene encoding growth/differentiation factor 6, translating into MNARRALLSAALLVSLLWDLSCCLPASLPELTASSKGGRSRRVPRSPRENHPRQGGHAMGRALPRAEPHEYMLSLFRTYSVAEKLGINASFFQSSKSANTITSFVDRGRDDLSPAPLRRQQYVFDVSTLSETEELMGAELRLFRRAPRGRPPSAAPPHVQLSACLSPRPLDSRALDPRAASAAGWEVFDVRQGLREQQPGKRLCLELRAWADRGPRRWLDLRALGFGRRPRPPQERALLVVFTRARRRSLLGELRAELGAPPSPAGRRPPLRRQRRTAFASRHGKRHGKKSRLRCSKKPLHVNFKELGWDDWIIAPLEYEAHHCEGVCDFPLRSHLEPTNHAIIQTLMNSMDPGSTPPSCCVPTKLTPISILYIDAGNNVVYKQYEDMVVESCGCR; encoded by the exons ATGAATGCACGCCGGGCCCTACTCTCTGCCGCCTTGCTCGTCAGTCTCCTCTGGGATTTATCTTGCTGCCTCCCGGCTTCCCTCCCGGAGCTCACCGCCTCCTCCAAAGGTGGTCGCAGCCGCAGGGTACCTCGATCTCCACGGGAGAACCACCCGCGGCAAGGGGGACACGCCATGGGCCGGGCGCTCCCACGGGCAGAACCCCACGAGTACATGCTGTCTCTGTTCAGGACTTACTCCGTCGCGGAGAAACTGGGCATCAACGCCAGCTTTTTTCAGTCGTCCAAATCCGCCAACACCATCACTAGTTTTGTAGACAGGGGACGAG ACGATCTCTCGCCCGCTCCCTTGAGGCGGCAGCAGTATGTGTTTGATGTGTCAACCCTCTCGGAGACGGAGGAGCTTATGGGGGCCGAGCTGCGACTCTTCCGTCGTGCCCCCCGCGGCCGCCCACCATCCGCCGCCCCGCCGCACGTGCAGCTCTCCGCCTGCCTCTCGCCGCGGCCCCTGGACTCCCGCGCCCTGGACCCGCGGGCGGCCTCGGCCGCCGGCTGGGAGGTGTTCGACGTGCGGCAGGGCCTGCGGGAGCAGCAGCCCGGGAAGCGGCTGTGCCTGGAACTGCGGGCCTGGGCGGACCGCGGGCCGCGGCGCTGGCTGGACCTGCGAGCCCTGGGCTTTGGGCGCAGGCCGCGGCCGCCGCAGGAGCGGGCGCTGCTGGTGGTCTTCACCCGCGCCCGGCGGCGGAGCCTCCTCGGGGAGCTGCGCGCCGAGCTGGGCGCTCCGCCGTCGCCCGCTGGCCGCCGCCCGCCGCTCCGGCGCCAGCGGCGCACCGCCTTCGCCAGCCGGCACGGCAAGCGGCACGGCAAGAAGTCTCGTCTGCGCTGCAGCAAAAAGCCGCTGCACGTCAACTTCAAGGAGCTAGGCTGGGACGACTGGATCATCGCCCCACTGGAGTACGAGGCCCACCACTGTGAGGGGGTCTGCGACTTCCCGCTGCGCTCCCACCTGGAGCCCACAAACCACGCCATCATCCAGACCCTCATGAACTCCATGGACCCTGGCTCCACGCCGCCCAGCTGCTGTGTCCCCACCAAACTGACTCCCATCAGCATCCTCTACATCGACGCCGGCAACAACGTGGTGTACAAGCAGTACGAGGACATGGTGGTGGAGTCCTGCGGCTGCAGGTAG